In the genome of Tepidimicrobium xylanilyticum, the window CTTTAAGGCTTCCTGATTTATATAAAGCAGGAACCATTAACTTTATTAATATAGAATAAGTAGGAATATTTACTGCTTGTCTGGTTGCAGCTTTTGTCATGGTTAAAAATAAAGGATGATCAAAGAGAATATTTCTGAAATAAGGCACCATAAAAACGCTTGTTGTTACTTGTCCTACGAATATAGCTATAAATATTTTCCACAAGGATGGCTTATTCCAGTTTAAATTCAGTGTTTTTACTAATATTCCAGGAATTATGCCCGTAAGGGCTGAAGTGAGTACAAAATGTGGCATAAAAGGTCCTGTAGGCCTTAAAAAATGACTAAGAATATCTCCGACAGCACCCACTATACCTCCAACCATAGGCCCAAAGACCACCCCTCCAAATATAATGGGAAATCCTCCAAAATTAATTATACCTGGAATAATCAGTATCCTTGATAGTACGATGTTTAAAGCTATTAAAAAACCTGAAACAACGATAGTTTTTGTGTTTAGTTTTTTCACAAAAAAATACCTCCTTTCTGTAAGATATGACAGCCTGTCACATCAGAAAGAAGATATTACTGAAGTGACAGCGAACGCGATAATATGTCGCAAGCCGAAGCTTTTCGTTTAGAGGCAACGTTCCATCCTCTAACACTTTACGCATATTATCTACTCTGTCATTTTGATTTTTTTCATAAAATTTCATATACTACTAAAAGTATACATCAATGTGAAATACTAGTCAAGCAATAAATACAAATAAATTGTAGAACTCATTCTATATAACTGGACATAGTCTTGAAATTATGTTCTAATTTATAGCTTTAGATTATGGTATAATATAGCAATAGCATAACATTTCTTAATATTGCTAAAGATCGTGTACTAGGAGGATAATTGGAAAACTTAAATAACTTTCAGAACTCTTCTTAGTTAATCAAGAAGATATAATAATTGGAATTACTAACAAACAAATATCAGACGTATGCATTTTTATTGGTATAGTAATAGGCCTATCTAAAAATTTTAATATTATATAGAAAACAAATTGGCCTTCCTGTAAAATATTATAAGAGTATACTAAATAATGGGCTTAATTAGCACTAGCTTCTTAATTTAGAGGTGAATACATTATATAATAAGATTACATTATAAGAACTAGTAATTCCCCTAAAATTAAAAGTTCATTTTACATATGGAGGTGTTAATATCAGAAAGTTAATGGATAGTGTTGCAAAATCGGTAGAAATTAAAGGATCTTTTTACTATTTTTTTTGGATAACTTTTATTGGAACACAGCTATTAATTGATTACAGTAATTATGAATATTATAAATTTATGACGACTGTTAGAACGGTATATTTAGCAATCTATTTTATATTGGTCTTATCTTCCTATGTCTATTATAAACTCAACAAGAAGGATTCAAAAAATACTAGAAATTATATGATAATACTAGGTGTGCTATTAGTTTCTTACTTGTTTAAACTTAGTAGATTATGAAATGAGAACGGATCATTTGCATTAATTCAAAACCCTATGGAAGGGGATGCAAATTGATCCGCTTTTTTGCATTAATTTGAAACTTTTTTAAGCTTTTATCCGTCTTATATATAGAATCTTGTTTTTAGGAGGTGCTTTAAAATAGAACTATCTACAAAAGAATTTGAAACATTATTCAAAAAATATAAAGGCGATATCTATAGAATAGCATATACCTATGTAAATAATGAAGCAGACGCTCTAGATATTGTCCAAGAAACAGCCTATCAGGCTTATATTTCAAAAGATAAAATAAAAGACAAGCTTAAGTTTAAATCATGGCTTTTAAAAATAGCCGTCAATAAATCGAAAGATCTACTTAGAAAAAATAAAAATATTCTATTAGATGATTTATCAAGTGCAAAAGTGCTGAAAACAGAGGAAAAAGAAAGTATTAATATGTTCATGGATAATTTAAAAACCTTATCTATAGATGAAAAGAACATTATTGTTTTAAAAATATATTTTGAATATACCTTTGAAATAATTTCAGATGAACTAAAGATGCCAATAAGCACAGTTAAGACAAAATATTATAGAGCATTGGAAAAATTAAAGATTGAGGAGGGTGTATATGACAGATAAGTTAAGAAATATGTTGAATAGTATTCCTCTTCCTGATAATTTAGATGAAAGTATAAACTTAGGTTTTGAAAAGGGAAAAGAATATAATAACATCAGAAAAACAGAATTAAAAAGATCATTAATTGCTGTAGCAGCTTCATTAACTATAATTATCAGTTCAATAAGTATAATAGGATTAGAAAGGGTCGAAGCAGCCCTAAAACAAGTGCTACAATATGTTCCCGGATATAATATTCTAGTGAATAAAGATGAAGGAATAGTTTTAACCCTTAAAGAACAAGTATATTATGAGGAGGATGAAACCTTTGTTAAGATTATAGCTGCATCTAAATTGGATAATAACCTAACAGTTAGCATAGAAAGTAATTATGACTTAATTGATAATGAAAAAGTTTTGTTAAAAGATGAAAAAAATAATATCTCCCATCCAAAAATCTGTGGTAAAGCAGGCGGTGGAGATTTTTGGCAAGGAGATTATATTTATGAAGTAGAAGGAGAATATAGGGATTATAGCTTGATATTGGGAAACTTGGAGATTCCTTTCACTCTAGAAAATGCAAAAGAAGTAGAAGATTTTTTACAACTAGGGCCCTATGCTCAAGATAAGGGAATTAGCATTGTAGCCATTAAAAAACCTATGGATGATAAAATTATGGTAAGTTTATTGAATAGATCCAAAGATAGAAAAATTGTAGACTATCCCTTTGAAGAAAATTTATCCATATCTGTTTGGAACCCTACTTTAAACATAGATAAAAGCATGTATCTAATAGATAAGGAAGGAAATAAAACATATCCTACAATACCATCTTCCTTTGGTAGCCTAATGTCAGATTTTTATTTCCATATTATGGATAAAGAAGGGTTGAAGCTTGTATTGCCTTATGTGAAAGTTAATTATCCCGATTTGAAAACAGAGAAAATTAATATTCAAACACCAGATGATGGCGAAGTAAAAAATATTAATAAAACTCTAAATTTAGGAGATTTTAAGATAAATGTAGTAGATGTGAGAAAAGATGGGGATGAAATAATAATCAGTTTAAAGGCTAATCCTTTAGAAGATGAAATATTAGATGATGTAAGAATAGGTGGTATTTCTGGCTATGGAATCTGGTTTAATGAAGATACAGGTTTCACAGAACTATTCATAGATAAGGAAGAGGCAGGTAAGGGTTTTTCGATATATTTTGAATCACCAACAACCTTACTTTTAGGAAATTGGGAAATAGAGTTTGAATAAGTTTTAGAGGGGCTAGGTAATGATGATTAATTTTCTCTAAAGCACAAAATTACTTATAGTCTCGTACTATAATAAATGGGGATGGTTCTGTTTGTATCCTAATCTATGAAATTAGGAGTTAACGCAAAAGAACCATTCCCGTTACATTACAGGATTTCCAACATTAAATCATTAGAAGGTTATGATTGTTTACAAATTAGATTCCAGACAGCTTAAGTATACAAGGTCTTGACTTGCTATTCTTATTTGAACGGTTCTATCCGTGCAACTTCTAATCCCATAGAATACTATGCGACAAAAACTGTCCTTCTTGCATTCCATCTCGTGATGGACTGCCTTATCCTAGGTTAGCGATTGATATTTTACTCTCACTATTGGACTTTCACCAACTAGTTTAGCCTAGGTCTGATATCTAGCAAAAAGACTTGTAGAAAACCTCTGTATGACTTCACCTATCCTAGTTCCAACCTTATTTTACTTCCAAAGTTTAAATTACTATAAATAATCTTACTCGCCATTTCTTCAGAGTAATGATATCTATAAATTAATATTAATAATTTCCTTCCATCTATATAATTCCCTTTCAGTCATACTTAGCACCTACATTTTAATTTTTATTTAACCCTTATTAACACATGCTAATTATCTGCAATTATCATGTGTTAATCCCATATTTTTGTTTAGTTTAGTTTGCTTGTTGGTCTAAATAGACTATGTGACAATTTAGATGATATTGAAAGTGTATAAATCAATTATCAAGACTATAACTAAAACACTTCACATCCTATGAAAAAATATCTATACAAAATTGCTTGAGGCCACTTATGTGGATTTAAAATACCATGACAGATCAGAAGCGATATATTTGTTAATTGAATCAATTAAATCTAAAATATACGCTTTTCAAATTAGCAATTATAAAAACTTCAGCTACAGTCCTATAGAAAAAAGAATCCTTATCAATATATCAACTATGGCATATAGTTTGTATGTAGATGAAACCTATCTAAACCTGCTATCCCATATTAGAACGTTACTATATGAGGATAATATTCTTTTTCCAAAATCAGTTATAAACTTGGCAACGCTGTATTATATAAAGGGCGAATATGAAAAATCTCTCTATTTTTCAGATAAAGGAATTGAATACTGCATTAAAAATAAAAGTTTAGATATTCTACCTAAATTCTTTTTTAGAAAGTTTACATCTGAATTGAATTTAGGCTTTAAAAATTATGAGGAGACTTTAAGAAAGGCAATATTTTTAGCAGAAATAAACGATCAGGAATATATTAAAAACATATTTATCAGAAATGCTGAAAAATATTATGGAGTTACAGTCGATTAAATTGACCTCAAGGCACACAAAACACCTCAGGCAATTATAACTGCCTGAGGTATATTTTGTTTAACCTAACTAACAATGTAATCATTTGATTAACCACATGAGTTTGTTTCTCTTATTGGTATCTCTTATTTCACCGCCCTATTTTACAGCTTCATCCAAAAAACAATTAAATCATCTATTTTTTCATCAGCCTCCAAACCATCCTCAAGTAATTGATATATTTCTTTAAGAGAATCTATAACGGATTCAAGCATAGATACCGTCTCTTTTCCCAAGCTGTTGTAGCCTAAACATCTCTCGCAGAAACTCTAATAAAGTGTCCTTCATGAACTAAAAGCCAAAAGGTTTTAGGGGATAAATCTTTATCTGATAGGATATCACCTACTTTTTGCACATAGGCAAAGTGTGCTACAGTAAATACTTTTCGCCTACCATAGGCTACACTGGTCAGTGGATTTATAAGTATTATTATTAATAAAACTGTTAAGATTATGTAGCTGACTATAAGGATTCTTCATAAAGTCTCATTTATGTTACAAATTTAAATCTATGACCTCAAACCTATTTCCACAACTACAATAATACTACATTTTAGGTATTGTAAACAGGATATATTTTAAAATTATATCATATTATAATGGCGATTATAAATCTATAAGAGAATAAAGCCTATTTTTATGAATATCATGATTAGATTTGGAACAGAAACTTCAAAAGGGACAGCTCTATCTGCATCTTCTTCATTAACTTTGAAATTGATGCAAAAACCCCCGTCCCTTTTGCATCTTTTGTATTATGCAAAAGTTTTCTTCTTGCGTCTTCTAATTATAATTCTTATTAATAAAGCTATTAGGGTTAATATAATTAAAATAATGGAATATAGTATTAGAGCTATTCTATTGGGGTTTTTAATCCTTGCAATGATGCTAGGATCATCATCTACTATTTTTCTTCCCTGTTTTTGACTATAGTATTCTGGTACTTGTGGTATGCCATTTTCTTTATCGAAGGATTTTAAATATTCAGCTAGGGCTAGCCATTCTTTAATCTCATGCCCACTGTCATATATTATATGTGCTTCAAAATCCTCGATGGGAACTCCATCCTTGGTCTTAGGAACTATGGACAATAAACCAAAGGATTTATCCCCTACTATTGAAAGCATTTGTGCAGAATATAGACCTGCTACTACCCGGTAAAGTTTATCGTCTTCAATTTCTTCCCTGCTACCATCTTCTCTTTCTAAATAGACATCTGTAACCTTATTAAATATCAGCCTATTAGGATTAAACGTGTAATTAAGCCCCGAAGTGTATAATTGGGCAACACTCATAATTGGAGCAATGGATGCGTCTACCTCTGCAACGGTTTTTAGCTCTTTTCCAGTCAAGTATACTGAAATCAATGGATAGCCTGAAACCTTGTCTGCTCCTA includes:
- a CDS encoding folate family ECF transporter S component, giving the protein MKKLNTKTIVVSGFLIALNIVLSRILIIPGIINFGGFPIIFGGVVFGPMVGGIVGAVGDILSHFLRPTGPFMPHFVLTSALTGIIPGILVKTLNLNWNKPSLWKIFIAIFVGQVTTSVFMVPYFRNILFDHPLFLTMTKAATRQAVNIPTYSILIKLMVPALYKSGSLKEA
- a CDS encoding RNA polymerase sigma factor, with protein sequence MELSTKEFETLFKKYKGDIYRIAYTYVNNEADALDIVQETAYQAYISKDKIKDKLKFKSWLLKIAVNKSKDLLRKNKNILLDDLSSAKVLKTEEKESINMFMDNLKTLSIDEKNIIVLKIYFEYTFEIISDELKMPISTVKTKYYRALEKLKIEEGVYDR